In Deltaproteobacteria bacterium, the genomic stretch ACGTCGCCGCCAGCCGGCAGGTCCCCGCGTTGTGGGATCGCCTGGCGGACCAGCTGCTGACCGTCGTTTCGAACGGCCTCACGAACGTGTCGTTGACCGACGTCACGACGACTGCTCGGGCTTTTCGTGTCGACGTCGTCCGCGGTGCCGTGCTCCGCGCCGACGGATGCGCGATCGCGGGGGAGTTGGCCGCCCTCTTCACGACCCGGCAATGCCGGATCTTCGAGGTTCCCGTCTCGTACCGCACGGAGCGACGTACGCCCCGCAACGGCCGCTGGCTGCAGGGCCTCGCGCAGCTCACGATGATGGCCCGTTGCCGGCTGCGCAGCTGGCACCTCGAGGCGGTCGCGCCCCATCGGCCTCTCCCGGCCGCCATGCCGGTCGCGGCCCGTGGGGCGCGGCTGACGCGCCTCGTTCGTCCGGTCGATCTCATGCCGATGTCCCCGGC encodes the following:
- a CDS encoding glycosyltransferase family 2 protein; the encoded protein is MPTMVSFVIPVRNAVDTIEEAVERVLHADLGHADLHREIIVVDDASADGTAERLQHLAARGLARVGFHPEAIGQGAALSTALAMVSGDIVVVADATLAYDPSETGRLLEPIASGAADVVYGSRYVAASRQVPALWDRLADQLLTVVSNGLTNVSLTDVTTTARAFRVDVVRGAVLRADGCAIAGELAALFTTRQCRIFEVPVSYRTERRTPRNGRWLQGLAQLTMMARCRLRSWHLEAVAPHRPLPAAMPVAARGARLTRLVRPVDLMPMSPATTRPMLRAN